The Triticum urartu cultivar G1812 chromosome 5, Tu2.1, whole genome shotgun sequence genome contains the following window.
GCATCATGACAAATTTCTTTTAATTGAGTTTGTTCAAAAACATGTCAGACATGTCAAACTTTTTTAATTAAGATGTTCAAAAACATGGCAAACTTGCCATGGCAACCTAAGATGTTCAAAAACATGGCAAACTTGCCATGACAACTAAAGACGTTCGAAAACATGGCAAAGTTATAGATGTTCAAAAACATGGCAAACTTGCCATGGCAACTTAAGACGTTCAAAAACATGGCAAtcttattttaattaagtttGTTAAAAAAACATGGCAGGCTTGCCATGGTAACTAAAGATGTTCGAAAACATGGCAACCTAAGATGTTCAAAAACATGGCAAACTTGCCATGGCAACTAAAATCAGTATTTTTTATAGATGTGTTTTTTTCCATGGCAACTAAATGCAATTTTTTGCCTTGGTTCCGAAGAATGTTTGCCATGGCCATTACATATTAGTTTGAGAAGATGACAACTGTTGTTCTTCCAAATTTGTTTTTCCACGGCAAAATGTTTTGATCCTTTAAAATCTGTTTTGTCATAGCGATTACATGTACGATATCATTAAAAGTTAAGATGCTTTCTCCATTTTTTACAAAATTTTCTATGTGTTTAGAGAAACATTTTTTGACCATATATATTTTTTCACATGTTGCCATGGTGGCAAATTTCGCAGTGTAAACTTCATTTCTTTTCCCATGTTGTATACATATATATGCAAGCTTCATGGCAACTTTTCGTAGTGTAGACTTCGTAGTGATGGCAACTGAAGATGTTTCAAAAATGTTTCCATTAACATGGCAATTTTATTAAAAAAGGTAGTGCCTTTGTCATATCTTATTCGAAGAACGTTACCATGGTTACTTAAGATGTTTATTTGCCATGGCAAAGTTGTCGTTTTTGAACGGGGCAATCTTTAAGTTACACCCATGGCAATTTTGGATCTTTTTCCATATCCAAATAATCATTTTTAACCACTGCAAAGTTATTTTCTGCTACCATGGCATTTTTATCGTCTGAAACATGGCATTTTTTTACCTTTTCTAATCATGGCAAACTGATTTGTTAATGTCTTTTTGTTAATCAAGTGGATCAGCAACCATGGCAATTTTACACTAAACCTTTTTTTTTGTTTTAAAGGCAAGGAGttcctttttcttcttcatttttttaatgtttttgttttttgttttacTTTTCCTGATTTTTCGGGCTTTCTATTCACGTCTGAGAAGAGGCCCAGCAAAATGGGCTATCGGGGCCTTTTTTAGATCGTGCTGATGGGGGTAGTTCGAGCTGGAGGGGTTTCATCCCGAACCTTTTCGTTCGGTAAAAGGTGCATCCCCGAGCGAATGAGTCGTTCGGTCAGGTGCTCTTCCAGAACGAACGATCGGGAGTTATCGGGGTCCAAGAAGAAACGGGCGTGATTACTATCAAATAGCCTGTTATGTATTGATTTGGTATTGATTACGAACATGATTGATTCCTTTTTTTTAAATTAATAGTCTGTTACCAAATACTAACGTGGTTGACTAAAAAAATGTTGTTTTTCCAATAAACATATTTAAGTTTCATCTTTCTACATAATTTATCAAACAAAAACCATAAAAAATAACACACGTTACGAGTAACTAATTTAGCTTGAGGTATAATTTATAATTTTACAATAATATAGCGTTTAGTTTGAAACACACACAAAAACTAACAAATTCTTACACAAAATCTAGCCGCGCAAATACGCGGGTAACTCCACTAGTTAGCTATATAATAAAAATATATGGTTGTGCACATCATAACAATGCAGAGATAGAGCTTTTAAAAAAAGGGTCACgttattcgtcaccctgggtgaggaatagttattcttcacctcctctattttaccatcaatgcccCGTAATTTTACGCTCCGTAACTTTTCTCTTATTTCCGACgtaaaaagagaccgtaagaaaatatataatcgttgtaaaaaatattttatgttatgtaaaattacaaacgtaaaaacatagtgtaaaatacacataaactgtaaattttcttgtcttatgatctatatttttattttcttatgccaaattttacgtaatgaatcaataggaatgtaactatttaaattgcaaacgtaatttaattatgaaatgatcgtaagattacctcggatgaagaataacttattctgcaccctgggtgatgaatagtaactaCATATAAAAAAAATCACATTTATAACGATTTTAACAAGTTTTGTTTGGTTAGAATAGTGATTTTAACAAGTTACGAGCTAGCAAATTTTGAATACGGACTCGCTATGGTAAAAAGTCAAGTTGAGGTAACTTGTTATCTCAACGAGCTGTAACGAGCCAAGCCAAGAGGCTCGAATTTCATCCCTGAACCAGACCGGTATAATGACACCCGTATAATGACTTTATGCATACGTTTTGGATCCAGACACCCGTATAATGACTTGATATGCACACCTCTGGCGAATTCAAAACTGCTCGTGCATCCACATGGCGACATGGCATTGCACGAATGCTTCCTTGATGCCACACAAGCAAGCCAAGTTGCGAGCTGCCGTGCCCGTTACGCATGGGCTCCAGCATCCGAGGGGCAGGAAATCAAAATCCGCGCAGAATTCGGTGACGTAAACGCGGTTGAACGTCCAGATTGCTGCTCCTGCTCCCCTCGCGTGCCCGGTTGCCGACTCCGATGTAACCGATCCCGGCGGCCCTCGTTCCCGTTGGCTGCTGCACATGGCTCGGGCCTCGCAAGCCTTCTCCGTGAGATCGACGCACCTCGCTCACCTCCGAATTCTGTACACTGATTGGAGTTCCATATGCGCACGATCGCAGATCTCCATACCTCCCACGCTGGCCGGCATCGATTCGACGGAGCAAAGAGACGAAGTGCTTATATTTTTACCGCGGTGCATGCATTATTGCAGTCTGCAAGTGCCAAGTTTCCCATGCCCAAAATTCCCTGCTCCATGACCAGATCACCGTAACGTAGTTCCCTGCTCTACGTTAGCTTTGTTAATTCACAGCACCATGCACAGACCCTTGATTCCTCCGGATCAGTGTCGAGCTACTCACACGCATGTGCATGGAGTCAGTGAACACGGTATATATACCACGAATCCGAGAAGTCTTCACGCTCACTGCATCCCCATCACAGCCGTAGCGTGCCGCGCTCGCCACCGCGCCGCTCCAAAATGGCAAGCATCGCGGCGGTCTTGCTCGTCCTGCTCCCGCTGCTCCTTTCCGCGGCCGTCGCCGGCGCGACGCATCCCGACGGCGGCTTTGGCTTCGGCTTCCAGGCCACGCTCACGCACGTCGACGCCGGCGCGGGGTACACGGACGCGCAGCTGCTCGCCCGCGCGGTGCGCCGGAGCAGGTCCCGCGTGGGCGCGCTGCAGTCGCTGGCGACGGCCGCGGACGCGCTCACCGCGGCGCGCATCCTGGTGCAGGCCAGCCAGGGCGAGTACCTGATGAGCATGGCCATCGGCACGCCGCCGCGGTACTACTCCGCCATCCTCGACACCGGCAGCGACCTCATCTGGACGCAGTGCGCGCCGTGCATGCTCTGCGTCGACCAGCCCACGCCCTACTTCGacccggcgcgctccagctcgTACGCGAAGCTCTCCTGCTCGTCCCCGATGTGCGGCGCACTCTACTACCCGCTCTGCTACCAGAACACGTGCGTCTACCAGTACTTCTACGGCGACAGCGCCAACACCGCCGGGGTGCTCGCCAACGAGACCTTCACGTTCGGCACCAACGGGACGTGGGTCACCGTGCCGAGGATCGCCTTCGGGTGCGGGAACCTCAACGCGGGCTCGCTCTTCAACGGCTCCGGCATGGTCGGCTTCGGGCGGGGGCCGCTGTCCCTGGTGAGCCAGCTCGGGGCGCCAAGGTTCTCCTACTGCCTCACCTCGTTCATGTCGCCGGTGCCGAGCCGGCTCTACTTCGGCGCCTACGCCACGCTCAACAGCACTAGCACCAGCGACAGCGGGCCGGTGCAGTCCACGCCGTTCATCATCAACCCGGCGCTGCCCACCATGTACTACCTGAACATGACGGGCATCAGCGTCGGCGGCGACCGGCTGGCCGTCGAGCCGTCGGTGTTCGCCATCAACGAGGAGGACGGCACCGGCGGGGTCATCATCGACTCCGGCTCCACGATCACGTACCTGGCGCAGCCAGCGTACGACAAGGTGCACGAGGCGTTCGTGGCGCAGGTCGGGCTGCCCCTGGCGAACGTCACGTCGCCGGACGACCTGAGCACGTGCTTCAagtggccgccgccgccgaagagGGTGGTGTCGATGCCGGAGCTCATGTTCCACTTCGACGGGGCGGACATGGATCTGCCGCTGGAGAACTACATGCTGATCGACGGCAGCACGGGGAACCTGTGCCTGGCGATGGCGCCGTCCGACGACGGCTCCATCATCGGCAGCTTCCAGCACGCCAACTTCCACGTGCTCTACGACAACGAGAACAGCTTCCTGTCCTTCATCCCTGCGCCGTGCAACCTCATCTAGTCATAGCTCTGCTCACGTAGGCACGTTTAGCGCCCCTTCACAATTTCTGTACGTTTTATGCATAATTCCGCCATTTTTCATGTGTGTTCTCGTACTAATGTCGTAGATTTGGTGCTTGGCGAGGGTCTTAACAGTGGGTTGATCATCTGTATCCTATGAGATATTGAATTCATCAGATTCTTGGCTACCTCTGCAAAAGGTCATCAGATGATCACCGGTTTTTTTCCCCCGAAGAACTAGCAGCAGCGCTGCCTTTCTCGTTAGGGGAGTATAGTTATCCATCTGATCACGACTTTAGTTTCATTTTGATGGAAATGGAACTGGTGCTGATGGCTCTTTGAGTAATAACAGTGATAGCTTTAGAACAGCTGCTGTAATTCAGTAGCTTCTGCCTTTATTTATCCTGACATTTGATGCTCGTTTTCACCTGCACCAGTGTGAAGGAAAAGAAGTTGTGTATATGGGAGCCTGTACATCATACTAGATCAACCATCCAAAACCAGTTGGCTTGCACAGTAAGATTTAAACAGTGATAGGAAATTATTGTCAAAGGGATAGTAGCAGGCTAGCAGCAGAAGGTGAAGGTAGCAGGAAAAATTGATAATATGGGGAGCAAGGAAAACCCAATCTATATGTTATATCGACTTGCTGAGAAGAGAAACTGGCATATATACACACTGTACCTATGCAAGGAAAAGAGGTAAATACATCAGAGGTCTTAGAACTTGCACATGGCAGTCACTTTGGTGCACAAAGTTGCAAAATACGTGTTTGTGGTCACTAAACTTGCGAGGCCGTTCAAATACAGTCACTCTCACCGT
Protein-coding sequences here:
- the LOC125556147 gene encoding aspartic proteinase nepenthesin-1-like, which gives rise to MASIAAVLLVLLPLLLSAAVAGATHPDGGFGFGFQATLTHVDAGAGYTDAQLLARAVRRSRSRVGALQSLATAADALTAARILVQASQGEYLMSMAIGTPPRYYSAILDTGSDLIWTQCAPCMLCVDQPTPYFDPARSSSYAKLSCSSPMCGALYYPLCYQNTCVYQYFYGDSANTAGVLANETFTFGTNGTWVTVPRIAFGCGNLNAGSLFNGSGMVGFGRGPLSLVSQLGAPRFSYCLTSFMSPVPSRLYFGAYATLNSTSTSDSGPVQSTPFIINPALPTMYYLNMTGISVGGDRLAVEPSVFAINEEDGTGGVIIDSGSTITYLAQPAYDKVHEAFVAQVGLPLANVTSPDDLSTCFKWPPPPKRVVSMPELMFHFDGADMDLPLENYMLIDGSTGNLCLAMAPSDDGSIIGSFQHANFHVLYDNENSFLSFIPAPCNLI